In Capsicum annuum cultivar UCD-10X-F1 chromosome 11, UCD10Xv1.1, whole genome shotgun sequence, one genomic interval encodes:
- the LOC124888605 gene encoding cullin-like protein 3, with protein MGEMGYYENDFEDAMLKDTAAYYSWKAPSWIVEDSCPDYILKAKECLKKEKDRVSHYLHVSSETKLLEVSIGICIATCNLNF; from the exons ATGGGAGAAATGGGTTATTATGAGAATGACTTTGAAGATGCAATGCTTAAAGATACTGCGGCTTATTATTCCTGGAAAGCTCCAAGTTGGATCGTGGAAGATTCTTGTCCAGATTATATATTAAAG GCAAAGGAGTGcttgaagaaagagaaagatagGGTATCTCATTATCTCCATGTTAGTAGTGAGACAAAACTTCTAGAGGTGAGCATCGGAATTTGCATAGCAACTTGTAATCTTAACTTCTGA